Proteins encoded in a region of the Desulfuromonas acetexigens genome:
- a CDS encoding insulinase family protein, with translation MTDTRWTAGFRKHGFTVTGATDLPEINLSFIELRHDQSGARMVHLAANDPNCLFAVGFRTPPDDSTGVAHILEHTVLCGSRRFPVRDPFFAMLKRSLNTFMNAMTASDWTLYPFASQNRKDFFNLLSIYLDAAFFPLLSERDFRQEGHRLEFADPDDPNAPLEYKGVVYNEMKGAMSDPSSLLGRRLAAALYPTTTYRHNSGGEPAKIPDLSWEQLRKFHADYYHPANAYFFTYGDLDLKSVLAVIDQEALSAFERRPATGEVPPEIHLTSPRRVEEAFPVDPGTPLEKRALVQVAWLTCDINDKLDRLGLSLLASLLLGNSAAPLYRALLDSGLGSNLAPGGGYQDDNRTTYFAAGLQGIDPEKSGEVEALILATLEESARTDFSAERIDGILHRLEFSIREVTGDQYPYPLVLLMRLIGPWIHGGNPVEALRFDELLGQLRRKLAEGPYFQDLIRRYLLDNPHRVTLTLRPDDSLQARQDQAITAHLEELRGQLDAHRIEEIRYQARELREAQEAEEDLSCLPTLELSDIPPTEPAVDYRKTQLDECPVYWFDQPTNGIGYITLHFHIGGLSEEHLALVPVFCTLLGQIGAAGYSYTEMAERMEAATGGIHARATILDAPESLAASRDLLALKGKALIRNQEKLFAILGDLCRAPDFTDHKRLHTVLNQIRTSLENSIPGSGHSYAARSAAGGLTPAARLREAWSGLEQLQLIKSLAAKSPEELSGFAESMAAMAAQLLSRRRLSCAITGEQGHFAEISPALEQFLTQLPVGEIPAAQVPQDFAPQVRNLGWSTSVPVNYVSRVFRAVPYTHPDSAALMVLAKLLRAGYLHREIREKGGAYGGLANYGAEGGIFSFLSYRDPHLTRTLQVYDDAVDWAVAGRFDDEQIKEGILSIFADLDRPLSPGGRGSQEFANIEQGLTLEMRNALRRRILAIDRETLCQTAARYLSREKRLSAVGVIAGETALRQANQELGEDFLHIETI, from the coding sequence ATGACAGACACCCGCTGGACCGCCGGTTTCCGGAAACATGGTTTTACCGTCACCGGGGCGACCGACCTTCCGGAAATCAATCTTTCCTTTATCGAACTGCGCCATGACCAGAGCGGCGCGCGCATGGTCCATCTGGCCGCAAACGACCCGAACTGCCTCTTTGCCGTCGGCTTTCGCACTCCCCCCGACGACTCCACCGGCGTGGCCCATATTCTCGAACACACGGTGCTCTGCGGCTCGCGGCGCTTTCCGGTGCGCGATCCTTTCTTCGCCATGCTCAAACGCAGTCTCAATACCTTCATGAACGCCATGACCGCCAGCGACTGGACCCTCTATCCTTTCGCCAGCCAGAATCGCAAAGATTTTTTCAACCTGCTCTCCATCTACCTCGATGCCGCCTTTTTTCCCCTGCTCAGCGAACGGGACTTTCGCCAGGAAGGACATCGACTGGAATTCGCCGATCCGGACGATCCCAACGCGCCCCTCGAATATAAAGGGGTCGTCTATAACGAGATGAAAGGCGCCATGTCCGACCCTTCGTCCCTGCTCGGACGTCGGCTGGCGGCCGCCCTTTACCCGACCACCACCTACCGCCACAACTCAGGGGGTGAACCGGCGAAAATCCCCGATCTGAGTTGGGAGCAGTTACGGAAGTTTCACGCCGACTATTATCATCCCGCCAATGCCTATTTCTTCACCTACGGCGATCTGGATCTGAAATCGGTCCTGGCGGTCATCGACCAGGAGGCTCTTTCCGCCTTTGAGCGACGGCCGGCCACCGGCGAAGTGCCGCCAGAGATTCACCTGACCAGCCCTCGCCGGGTCGAGGAAGCCTTTCCTGTCGATCCCGGCACTCCCCTGGAAAAGCGCGCTCTGGTGCAGGTCGCCTGGCTGACCTGCGATATCAACGACAAGCTCGACCGCCTCGGGCTCTCGCTCCTTGCCAGCCTGTTGCTCGGCAATTCCGCCGCCCCCCTCTACCGCGCCCTGCTCGACTCGGGGTTAGGCAGCAATCTCGCCCCCGGGGGCGGCTACCAAGATGACAACCGCACCACCTATTTTGCCGCCGGTTTGCAGGGGATCGATCCCGAGAAAAGCGGCGAAGTCGAAGCCCTGATCCTTGCTACCCTTGAAGAATCGGCGCGAACCGACTTCAGCGCCGAACGGATCGACGGCATTCTCCATCGCCTGGAGTTTTCCATCCGCGAAGTCACGGGAGATCAGTATCCCTACCCCCTGGTGCTGCTGATGCGCCTGATCGGCCCCTGGATTCATGGCGGCAATCCGGTCGAGGCCCTGCGTTTCGACGAGTTGCTCGGCCAGTTGCGGCGGAAGCTCGCCGAAGGCCCCTATTTTCAGGATCTGATTCGCCGCTACCTGCTCGACAATCCCCATCGAGTCACCCTGACCCTGCGCCCTGATGACAGCCTGCAAGCCCGCCAGGACCAGGCAATCACCGCGCACCTTGAAGAGCTGCGTGGCCAACTCGACGCTCACAGGATCGAAGAAATCCGTTACCAGGCCAGGGAATTGCGTGAAGCCCAGGAAGCGGAGGAAGATCTCTCCTGCCTGCCGACGCTGGAGCTCAGCGACATCCCGCCGACCGAGCCGGCGGTCGACTACAGGAAAACTCAGCTCGATGAATGCCCGGTTTACTGGTTCGACCAGCCGACCAACGGCATCGGTTACATCACTCTGCATTTCCACATCGGCGGCCTTTCCGAAGAACACCTGGCCCTGGTCCCGGTCTTTTGCACCCTGCTCGGCCAGATCGGCGCCGCCGGCTACAGCTATACGGAAATGGCCGAGCGCATGGAGGCGGCAACCGGCGGCATTCACGCCCGCGCCACCATTCTCGACGCCCCCGAAAGCCTAGCCGCCAGCCGCGACCTTCTCGCGCTCAAAGGCAAGGCCTTGATCCGCAACCAGGAAAAGCTCTTTGCGATTCTCGGCGATCTCTGCCGCGCCCCTGACTTCACCGATCATAAGCGCCTGCACACGGTACTCAACCAGATCCGGACGTCGTTGGAGAACTCCATTCCCGGCTCCGGTCACAGCTATGCCGCCCGTTCCGCGGCCGGCGGCCTGACCCCGGCGGCCCGCCTGCGGGAAGCCTGGAGCGGCCTGGAGCAGCTCCAGCTCATCAAAAGTCTGGCCGCGAAAAGTCCCGAGGAGCTCTCCGGCTTCGCCGAGAGCATGGCGGCGATGGCCGCGCAACTCCTTTCCCGGCGGCGCCTCTCCTGCGCCATCACCGGCGAGCAGGGACATTTTGCCGAGATCTCTCCCGCCCTGGAACAATTCCTGACGCAGCTGCCGGTCGGCGAAATTCCGGCCGCCCAAGTTCCGCAAGATTTCGCCCCCCAGGTCCGCAACCTCGGCTGGTCAACCTCGGTACCGGTGAATTACGTCAGTCGGGTTTTCCGCGCCGTCCCCTATACCCATCCCGACAGCGCCGCCCTGATGGTCCTGGCGAAGCTGCTGCGCGCCGGTTATCTCCACCGGGAAATCCGCGAAAAAGGCGGCGCCTATGGCGGCCTTGCCAACTACGGCGCCGAAGGCGGCATCTTCTCCTTCCTCTCCTATCGCGACCCGCATCTGACTCGCACCCTGCAAGTCTATGATGATGCCGTGGACTGGGCCGTCGCCGGGCGCTTCGACGATGAACAGATCAAGGAGGGAATTCTCTCTATTTTCGCCGATCTCGACCGACCGCTCTCGCCGGGAGGGCGCGGGAGCCAGGAATTCGCCAACATTGAACAGGGGTTGACCCTGGAGATGCGCAACGCCCTGCGCCGCCGAATCCTGGCCATCGACCGGGAAACCCTCTGCCAGACCGCCGCCCGCTACCTCTCCCGGGAAAAGCGCCTCAGCGCCGTCGGGGTCATCGCCGGTGAAACGGCCCTGCGCCAAGCCAACCAGGAACTTGGCGAAGATTTTCTCCACATCGAAACGATCTGA